The Thermodesulfovibrio thiophilus DSM 17215 genome contains a region encoding:
- a CDS encoding ABC transporter ATP-binding protein has translation MQVIKFENVIKSYQFGENELVVLHGISVSIEKGEFVCIMGPSGSGKSTFMNIVGCLDTPTSGKYYLEGIDVSTMDVNQLAEIRNKKIGFVFQQFNLLPRATALENVELPLIYAGVPSKERKQRALHMLEAVGLKERAHHYPRQLSGGQQQRVAIARALVNNPSIIFADEPTGNLDSKSSIEIMEIFKNLNEIRGLTTIIVTHEPDIAAFGKRQIRFLDGRIISDTKS, from the coding sequence AATGTTATCAAAAGTTATCAATTCGGCGAAAATGAATTGGTAGTGCTTCACGGTATTTCAGTTAGCATAGAAAAAGGAGAGTTTGTTTGTATTATGGGCCCGTCAGGATCTGGCAAGTCCACATTTATGAATATTGTTGGATGTCTTGATACTCCCACATCTGGGAAATACTATCTTGAAGGCATTGATGTATCAACAATGGATGTTAATCAACTTGCTGAAATAAGAAACAAAAAAATCGGCTTTGTATTCCAACAGTTTAATCTACTTCCAAGAGCTACAGCTTTAGAGAATGTTGAACTACCTCTCATTTATGCTGGAGTTCCATCTAAGGAAAGGAAACAAAGAGCACTACATATGCTTGAAGCAGTTGGACTTAAGGAAAGAGCACATCACTATCCAAGACAGTTAAGCGGAGGACAGCAACAGCGAGTTGCAATTGCCCGCGCTTTGGTCAATAATCCATCAATAATATTTGCAGATGAGCCAACAGGCAATCTTGATTCCAAATCAAGCATTGAGATAATGGAGATATTTAAAAATTTAAATGAAATTCGGGGTCTTACAACAATTATTGTTACTCATGAACCAGATATAGCAGCATTCGGTAAAAGACAGATAAGATTTTTAGATGGTAGAATAATAAGTGATACAAAATCATGA